A window of the Bacteroides thetaiotaomicron VPI-5482 genome harbors these coding sequences:
- a CDS encoding PAS domain-containing sensor histidine kinase translates to MNPTFEKYILPKEKILGKKYSELNPDYSPELPDRYSELNDNRQITFQYYLEKTKTHLTVISIHSKTKGCVDVFGVDNTELVLTQQMLKSTNHKLSAALDAADMTPWKWDLRTGLLSCNVSHDLYVTEEEVTHDGNLIIVPTSACFAKICDEDRERVRDAFEHLANGETQKMREEYRVGRQWLPSPQQNEWVEVRAAVDERDANGKPLSLIGTSMTVTQRKEMEEALVQAKVKAEEANTLKSSFLANISHEIRTPLNAIVGFSSLLVSAERGISEEKQEYINIIENNNTLLLQLISDVLDLSKIEAGTMEFDYAPIDVHGLFIELEDTFRLRNKKSGICICYHRRTTECVVKADRNRLVQVMMNLMNNAVKFTGEGSIEFGFDVREDGFLHFYVTDTGCGIPEERLEEIFGNFVKLNSFVQGTGLGLTICRAIVERMGGKIGAVSRLGQGSTFWFTLPYTANEEKI, encoded by the coding sequence GTGAATCCCACTTTCGAGAAATACATCCTGCCCAAAGAAAAAATACTGGGAAAGAAATACAGCGAACTCAATCCGGATTATTCGCCGGAACTGCCCGACAGGTACAGCGAACTGAATGACAACAGGCAAATAACCTTTCAGTATTATCTGGAGAAGACGAAAACTCATCTGACCGTCATCTCCATACATTCCAAAACGAAAGGCTGCGTCGATGTCTTTGGTGTGGACAATACCGAACTGGTGCTGACGCAGCAAATGCTGAAATCCACCAACCATAAGTTGTCCGCCGCCCTCGACGCTGCCGACATGACCCCTTGGAAATGGGATTTGCGGACCGGCCTCCTCTCGTGCAACGTCAGCCACGACTTGTACGTCACCGAAGAGGAGGTGACGCATGACGGCAACCTGATTATCGTGCCCACCTCCGCCTGTTTCGCGAAAATCTGCGATGAAGACCGCGAACGCGTGCGGGACGCCTTCGAGCACCTCGCCAATGGCGAAACGCAGAAAATGCGCGAGGAATATCGGGTAGGCAGACAGTGGCTTCCTTCCCCGCAACAGAATGAATGGGTAGAAGTGCGCGCAGCCGTGGACGAGCGCGACGCGAACGGAAAACCGCTGAGCCTTATCGGCACTTCGATGACCGTCACCCAACGAAAGGAAATGGAGGAAGCGCTCGTACAGGCAAAGGTGAAAGCCGAGGAGGCGAACACGCTCAAATCTTCTTTCCTCGCCAACATCAGCCACGAAATACGCACTCCCCTCAACGCCATTGTCGGCTTTTCCTCGCTGCTGGTGTCGGCGGAAAGGGGGATTTCGGAAGAGAAACAGGAATATATCAACATCATTGAAAACAACAACACACTCCTGTTGCAGCTTATCAGCGATGTGCTCGACCTTTCGAAGATCGAAGCCGGAACGATGGAGTTCGACTACGCCCCGATAGATGTGCACGGCCTGTTTATCGAACTCGAAGATACGTTCCGGTTGAGGAATAAAAAGTCCGGCATCTGTATCTGCTATCACCGCCGGACGACCGAATGTGTCGTAAAGGCGGACCGTAACCGTCTGGTACAGGTGATGATGAATCTGATGAATAATGCTGTGAAGTTTACCGGGGAAGGCAGCATTGAGTTCGGGTTTGATGTGCGCGAAGACGGTTTCCTGCATTTCTATGTCACCGACACCGGTTGCGGGATACCGGAGGAACGGTTGGAAGAAATCTTCGGGAATTTTGTCAAACTCAACAGCTTTGTGCAGGGCACGGGACTCGGACTCACCATTTGCCGGGCAATCGTCGAAAGGATGGGAGGAAAGATCGGTGCTGTCTCACGGCTGGGTCAGGGGAGTACTTTTTGGTTCACGCTGCCTTATACGGCCAACGAAGAGAAGATTTGA
- a CDS encoding DUF4248 domain-containing protein encodes MKAKIMKPTSEENATLPRIQAYSKSQLATLYLPHIQPASARRTLRSWIAKNTALQNELARTGYSEKAILLTPAQVGLIFRFLGEP; translated from the coding sequence ATGAAAGCAAAAATCATGAAACCAACTTCCGAAGAAAATGCAACCCTGCCCCGCATACAGGCATACAGCAAAAGCCAACTGGCCACTCTCTACCTGCCCCACATACAGCCCGCCTCCGCACGCCGCACTCTCCGCAGCTGGATCGCCAAGAACACGGCACTACAAAACGAACTCGCCCGCACGGGATATTCCGAGAAAGCCATCCTGCTCACTCCGGCGCAAGTAGGGCTCATCTTCCGTTTCTTGGGGGAGCCTTGA